The genomic interval CCTTGCGCAAAAAGGGACCATAGCAGCGCAACCTACTGATACCCCGTGGCGCCTCGCGACCATCGTTTTCTACTTACCGCCCCTCCAAAGTCGACCCTTCCTTCGCCGCTGTTACCGTCAGTTTTACGACAACCGTTCTGGCCGTCTCTGTCGCTAGCCACCCGTCGTTGCTGCGACCCTTACCCTGCAACTTGCCCCATGGCGGCTTGATATCGCTTGCGCTGTGAGCCACGACACTCTCCGGTAGCGACAACTATGACTGCGTCGGCTGCTCAAAGCCACATGCACCACACAGCTGCGAGCGACTGTTACGACCCCGATGACGTCCTCCCTCACGATAGCCCCCAAATGCAAGCTCACCGCCCCAGGCTACAGCCCTCACCCAGTCCTCCGCCTGCTCTGAGCCCTAGCCGAAAGTCGTTCCACGGTCGTCGCAAGGTCGAGCCCATTCAAGGCGATGCCGTGTTAGTGGCTCATCTCGGAAACGGCAGACAGCCAGACGTCGCCCAGGCCGCCGCTCTTGAACCCCTTGCCTCTGACAACGGATCCGAATCTGAGTCTTCTTCCCCAACCTCTCCTGAGCGCGACATGGACAAATCGGCGGAACCTTTCGATCTCAAGATTCTCGCTGCCGGCGCCTTGGCTTTCACTTCACCTGGTGCTCCCGAGCCATCTGTCCCAGTTACCAATTCTACTGCTGGAGCACTCAAAATCGATCAATCGCGCTCAGGAGAGAGACCCCGGGTTCAACATGAGGCATTGCCTTTAGGTCCTGGCAGTCGGGAGTTGCCCATTCGCGATGATCGGCCAAGTCATGGCTTAGCTGCCCCAGCTGTCGTTTACTCTGCTGGGGACAAGTACACTTCTCGTCGTTCCGCGCCTAGTCTTTGCCAGGCCGAGGTCACGTCCCCGATGAGCCCTCCACAGTCTGCTCCCAGTGGTCTTCCTCCACTTCTGGACTCCCCCAAGTCCGATGGCAGCGGTCATGGTCCATTACCATCTATCAGATCCCAGCTTGGGGACTTGCAGCGCCTGGCAGATACTGCTAGAAGTCCTGAGCATGATCTGGGTTCTGCGCGACACACGGCTTCATATCCCCGGTCGCCACCAACCAATATCCCCCGACTACCCTCACTCGCCGGGCTTCCAATCGGTCACACATCACCTCCAATTTCGCCCAATGAAGGCTTTCGTAGAGACCACCCATCGCCTGCGCATCCTCTAGCCGTTGTCAGTCCTTACTACTACGCGTCTTCATCGAGCGGTGGCCATCACAGACAAAGTACCGACTATAGTAGCGGTACAGCAGAAACCCCGAGCACTGATCAGACCGCTTCAACGCCCGCCACGTCTGTGGCGGATCGAATGAGCATCGACGGTCTTACAAATCCTCAGGCAGGTTATGTCTGCACCTTCTCGGGATGCA from Colletotrichum lupini chromosome 2, complete sequence carries:
- a CDS encoding C2H2 type zinc finger protein; this translates as MTASAAQSHMHHTAASDCYDPDDVLPHDSPQMQAHRPRLQPSPSPPPALSPSRKSFHGRRKVEPIQGDAVLVAHLGNGRQPDVAQAAALEPLASDNGSESESSSPTSPERDMDKSAEPFDLKILAAGALAFTSPGAPEPSVPVTNSTAGALKIDQSRSGERPRVQHEALPLGPGSRELPIRDDRPSHGLAAPAVVYSAGDKYTSRRSAPSLCQAEVTSPMSPPQSAPSGLPPLLDSPKSDGSGHGPLPSIRSQLGDLQRLADTARSPEHDLGSARHTASYPRSPPTNIPRLPSLAGLPIGHTSPPISPNEGFRRDHPSPAHPLAVVSPYYYASSSSGGHHRQSTDYSSGTAETPSTDQTASTPATSVADRMSIDGLTNPQAGYVCTFSGCNAAPFQTQYLLNSHANVHSSARPHYCSVKGCPRSEGGKGFKRKNEMIRHGLVHESPGYVCPFCPDREHKYPRPDNLQR